CGGCCCTCGACCGGCTCCGCGTACACGACCTCGGGGGCGAGGTGAAGCCGCTCGCCGTCGCCGCCAGCGGTACCCCCGGCCGACTCCTGTTGACCCTCGAGACGAAAGGGAAGGGCAAAAAGGACCGCGCGCTGTTCTATCTTCCGCTCGGCGCCGAGTCGCGGCCCGTGACCTCGTTGTGGCCACCCGGCGCGGGGGCACCGAAGGGCGCGCTCTGGGTCAACGACACCTCGGCCGGTGTGATTACCGAAAGTGGGGTCGTGTGGTTTAGCGACGACCAGAACAAGTTCGGCCCGGTCGTCGTCACCCGGCCGGCCGGCGGCGGTCTTTACTTCGGGGCCGGGAACCTGTTCTGGTTCGTCGTCCCGCACCCGAGCAACCCGGCGCGGTCGGTCCTCGTCCCGCAAGCGGTCCCGTTCGGGGACACGTTCGAGTTCCGCGGCGCGGCCGAAGCGAACGAGCCGCTCCGCGTCCTCCGCATCGACCCCAACGGCCTCGCCAAGTGAGGCGGGCGACCGGTATTCAGTGGCGGAGAGCGGGTTTATGACTTAGGAATGATGTTGCGGAACCGAACGGCCCGCCGGGGCGTCGAACCAGTAACGGGTTCTATTCCCACCCACTCACCACTCCCAGAGGGACGTTTACGATGTTTCAGCGGACGACGTACATCGCCGCGCTCGCAGTGTGCGGCCTCGGGTTGACCGCCCTTCACAGCGGCGCGCAACCCGAAAAGAAAGCGAAGCCGGAAGACTCGGCCAAGTCGAAGAAGGCCCTTCAAGAAGTTCAGGACTTCATCGGGCTGTGGAACCTCGAGGGCACGCAGAAGGTCGGCGCGAAGACCGAGGCGTGGAAGGAGAAGGTGAGCTGGGGCTGGAAGTTCAAGGACGGCGACGCCTGGATCACAGTTTCGTTTGCCGAGGGTAAGGGCAAATACTTCACGAGCGGCGAACTGAAGTACGACGCGGAGAAGAAGAAGTACCTGCTCGCCCTCACCCCGTCCGCGAAGGGCGAAGCCGCCCAGACGTTCGAGGGCGCCTACGCGAAGGGCGCGCTGAAGGTCGAGCGCAAGGACCCGAAGACCAACGACGTGTACCGCCTCACACTGAACACCGCTGCCGAGGGCGAGCGGTTCGCCATGAAGTACGAGAAGCAGGACGGCGGGAAGGGCCTGTTCTCCGCGGTCCACGCGATGAACGGCAGCAAGGACGGCGTCGTTGCCGGCGCACCCAAGAAGCCGGAGTGCATCGTCTCGGGCGGTTCCGCCAACATCTCCGTGAGCTACAATGGCAAGGACTACTGGGTGTGCTGCTCCGGGTGCCGCGACGAGTTCAAAGAGAATCCAGAAAAGTACGTGAAGGGCAAGTAGCCGCGGGGCGCGAGAAGAGTGGCAGGTGGTGGTCCCGGGGCGCGACGCACGCACTCCGGGAAGCGTTCCTCGGGCTTCACTCCGGCCCGCATTTCCCCCAACTTCGCTCCCTTTCGCTCAAGCCATCCATCCCTCCCGGTCGATCTTCTGTGTGGTGCACGGTCCCGGCGCACCACGAGAGGAGGTCAACCGTGCGCTCCAAACACATCCTGATCGTCGTTATCGGGTTGGGTACGGCGCTCGCGCTGACCCCGACCGCGAGCCCCCAAGACACCCGCGACCCGTTCGGCGGCCTTCAGCCGCACTACTGGCCGAACCGGTCCGTCAGCATCCCGGTCAACGTTCAGAACCTCGGTGCGCTCCAGAACAAGGTCACGCACCTCCAGCTCTACTACTCCTTGAACCGCGGCGCGTTTCAGAAGGGGCAGAAGTTACCGGTCGGCGGGCTGAGCCAGATCAACGACCGGCGCGGCTTCATCTTTGAGGCCCCCCGCGACGGGGATTACGAGTTCGCGGTGCAGCTCGTCTACGCCGACGAGACCGTCGCACCCAAAGCGGACGCGCTCGCGCCGGAAATTCGCGCCGTCGTCGATACCGTGGCCCCGCGCGTGCAACTCGCGCCGTCGGGCACCGGGGTGGAGTGGCGCGCCACCGACGACAACCTCGACCCAACGAGCATCGTCCTCGAGTGCAAATGGCCGTCCAGTACCGACTGGACGGCGGTGAAGAACGTGCCCGCGGATAAGCCGTTCCGGGCGAGTGACTTCTACGCATGGAAGTTCAAGCCGGGGCAGTCGCTCGACGTGCGCGTCAAGGCCCGGGACCGGGCCGGGCACGAGGGGCTCTCGCCGGTCGTGCGCGTCCCCGCGGAGCCGGGCACACCGGTCGGGCTGCCGAAACAACCGGGCGGACCGGCGTGGGCGGGCGGGTCCGTGCCGTCCCTGCCGGAACCGCGCATCGACTACGTAAACGCACTCGAATTCGACTTCGAGTACACCGTGCAACACATGGGGCGCTCGGGGGTTCAGGCCGCGCACCTCTTCGTGCAGAAGGACAAGGGCACCTGGGAATTCGTGAAGAAACAACCGAGCAAGCTGATGCCCGGCGACGCAGAACCGCACAAAATCCCTCTTGCGTACAAGGCGCCCAACGAGGGCATTTACGGGTTCTACATCATCCCGGAGAGCGGCGCGGGTAAGAAGGCCGACGACCCCAAAAAGGACGACCCGCCGATGGTGCTCGTGGTGGTGGACACCACGAAACCGCGCGTGGAGATCACCGGCGTGCAGGTGAAGCCGGGCGGCGTTAAGGGGCCGCTCGTCGAGATCACCTGGAGCGCGTCCGACGCGAACCTGATGCCGCAACCCGTGCGGCTGGAGTGGTCGCTCGACAAGACCGCCACGAAGTGGAACGAGATCAAGTACCGGCTCGACAACGATCTCACCGCCACCACCGGGCGCTACGCCTGGGAAGTGCCCGACGAAAAGTTGTGGAAGTTCTACGTCCGCGCACAGGCCGTGGACAAAGCCGCGAACACCGGCGAACACGTCTGGGGCCAAGAAGTAATCGTCGATCTGGAGAAGCCCTCGGGCACGATCGACCGGGTTCGTGGGGGGGCGGGAGCACCCGACCCGAAGCCCTCCGTACCGGAAAAGTCAGCCCACTAATGTCGTTTCGGGATCGTTGGAGCGAATTGGACGAGCCGCGACCGCCGGGGAGCGGAAGCACTTCCCACTCCCCGGCCCGCGAGAAGCTCCGCTGACAGGGCCGGGAAGACAACGCAGAGAGCAGCACGCCAATGTGAATTGCCACTGGGCGACGGTAATCACTTCCGACGCAGGCGCTCGGCGTCCGCGTGCTGCTCCACGAGCGCGCGGTGCAGGTCGGCGAGCATCGCGTCGCGCTTCATGTTCTGGTAGCGCGCGGCCTCAATAGGAGCGCCCACGGAAATCGCAATCGTACTCGGGTCCGGTGGTAACAAGAGGGGCGACAACTTCGGCCACTTCATGTGCCGCGACCACGCCGCGAACGCGCCCGCGATCCCCACTGGCACAATCGGGCAATTCACGCGCTTGATGAGCAGCGACACGCCCGGCTTCAGCGGCTCGACCGCGCCGTCCTGCGTGCGCTCGCCTTCGGGGAACACGAGCACCGCCTGCCCCTGGCCCAGCGCATCGAGCACCGCCTGAATGCCGTCCTTCCCCATGCCGCGGTCGATCGGGATCGCGTTCAGGCTGCGAATGATGGGTGCGAGTCCGCGCTGCTCGAAGAGGTTCTTTCGCGCGAGATACGAAAGATAGCGGCGCGACGAGAGCCCCACCATCACCGGGTCGAACATCGACTGGTGGTTCGCGAGCACCAGCACCGGCCCGGTGCGCGGCATGTTCTTCCAGCCGCTGCGCCGGATGCTGAACCCGAACGTGAAGAACGTGAATGAGGACCAGAAAACGGTGTCGTACCACACGCGGCCGACGAAGTTCGGGCGGTCTGCCATATCCGAAGTGCTTTCTGCGGCCCCAACGCTCAGCGCCGCAGGCACGCGCGGAGGTCGCGGACGACGTTCTCTAAGCGGTTGATGACTTCGTTCGTGGTGAGGTGTGTTGTATCGAGGACCATCGCGTCCGGGGCGGGGGCCATCGGCGCGAGTTCGCGCGCCGCGTCGCGCCGGTCGCGCTCGTCCT
The Gemmata palustris DNA segment above includes these coding regions:
- a CDS encoding YHS domain-containing protein gives rise to the protein MFQRTTYIAALAVCGLGLTALHSGAQPEKKAKPEDSAKSKKALQEVQDFIGLWNLEGTQKVGAKTEAWKEKVSWGWKFKDGDAWITVSFAEGKGKYFTSGELKYDAEKKKYLLALTPSAKGEAAQTFEGAYAKGALKVERKDPKTNDVYRLTLNTAAEGERFAMKYEKQDGGKGLFSAVHAMNGSKDGVVAGAPKKPECIVSGGSANISVSYNGKDYWVCCSGCRDEFKENPEKYVKGK
- a CDS encoding lysophospholipid acyltransferase family protein, whose protein sequence is MADRPNFVGRVWYDTVFWSSFTFFTFGFSIRRSGWKNMPRTGPVLVLANHQSMFDPVMVGLSSRRYLSYLARKNLFEQRGLAPIIRSLNAIPIDRGMGKDGIQAVLDALGQGQAVLVFPEGERTQDGAVEPLKPGVSLLIKRVNCPIVPVGIAGAFAAWSRHMKWPKLSPLLLPPDPSTIAISVGAPIEAARYQNMKRDAMLADLHRALVEQHADAERLRRK